One Panicum virgatum strain AP13 chromosome 9K, P.virgatum_v5, whole genome shotgun sequence genomic region harbors:
- the LOC120647244 gene encoding transcription repressor OFP12-like — MLGCFSRLRRPPAGSPAPEPMLGSDEASTSAASTSAAGSTSPRSSSSSARCMNGGAGSSPHDRARDGGDSAVGKNPSALSDSGLSSAIASRRFFLSSPGRSNSIVDSSAHGAALGLSVGAAGVAVPTYSPDPHADFLRSMEEMAAALRLDARRRDDRARLHELLLCYLALNDRQAHKYVVSAFTDLLLRLTAVTNADDEHHD, encoded by the coding sequence ATGCTTGGATGCTTCTCCCGGCTGCGGCGGCCTCCGGCGGGGTCACCGGCGCCGGAGCCCATGCTGGGGTCCGACGAGGCGTCCACGTCCGCGGcctcgacgtcggcggcgggctCCACCTCCCCgcgctcgtcctcctcctcggcgcgctgcatgaacggcggcgccggcagctcGCCACACGACCGtgcccgcgacggcggcgacagcgCGGTGGGCAAGAACCCGTCCGCGCTGTCCGACTCCGGGCTGTCGTCGGCCATCGCGTCGCGCCGGTTCTTCCTCTCGTCCCCGGGCCGCTCCAACTCCATCGTCGACTCGTCGGCGCACGGCGCCGCTCTGGGCCTGAGCGTTGGCGCGGCCGGGGTGGCGGTGCCGACGTACTCGCCGGACCCGCACGCCGACTTCCTCCGGTCGATGGAGGAGATGGCCGCGGCGCTCCGGCTGGACGCGCGGAGGCGCGACGACAGGGCGCGCCTCCACGAGCTGCTGCTCTGCTACCTCGCGCTCAACGACAGGCAAGCGCACAAGTACGTCGTCAGCGccttcaccgacctcctcctccgcctcaccgccgtcaCCAACGCCGACGACGAGCACCACGATTAA